A single Acidobacteriota bacterium DNA region contains:
- a CDS encoding YegS/Rv2252/BmrU family lipid kinase — translation MTRGLARADRVRFVSDLLRTLGAADVRATATTATGDATRAARDARDAGADRVIVWGGDGTLNEVASVLVGSRVPIGIVAGGSGNGVARGLGLPLDVTAAVTVAMTGSPRDIDTGLVDGRTFLNLAGMGLDAAVAQRVNTANTRRGLGPYVSSILHEWRTFESQRFSLQLDDAPSVEVHAHVVAVCNGQQYGHGARIAPDAAFDDGWLDVVAVPPITTMRIVRHGWRLFHGTLTRVPGVFAGRARRVTIAQERPLALHLDGEVIAPARTRTFEVRPHSLRVLVPA, via the coding sequence GTGACGCGCGGGCTGGCGCGCGCGGACCGCGTGCGATTCGTGAGCGATCTGTTGCGCACGCTCGGAGCGGCTGACGTGCGGGCGACGGCGACGACGGCCACCGGCGACGCCACGCGCGCGGCGCGGGACGCGCGTGACGCGGGTGCGGATCGCGTGATCGTCTGGGGTGGCGACGGCACGCTGAACGAAGTCGCGTCGGTGCTGGTCGGCAGTCGCGTGCCGATCGGGATCGTGGCTGGCGGTTCGGGCAATGGTGTCGCGCGCGGCCTCGGCCTGCCGCTCGACGTGACAGCCGCCGTCACGGTGGCGATGACGGGTTCGCCGCGCGACATCGACACGGGCCTGGTCGATGGCCGCACGTTTCTCAACCTTGCCGGAATGGGACTGGACGCCGCCGTGGCGCAGCGCGTCAACACGGCCAACACGCGGCGCGGCCTGGGCCCGTACGTGTCGTCGATCCTCCACGAGTGGCGGACGTTCGAGTCGCAGCGCTTCAGTCTCCAACTCGATGACGCTCCGAGCGTGGAGGTCCACGCGCACGTCGTCGCTGTGTGCAACGGTCAGCAGTATGGCCATGGTGCCCGCATCGCTCCAGATGCGGCATTCGACGATGGATGGCTGGATGTTGTGGCGGTGCCGCCCATCACCACGATGCGGATCGTGCGTCATGGGTGGCGGCTGTTCCACGGAACGCTCACCCGCGTGCCCGGCGTGTTCGCGGGCCGCGCGCGTCGCGTGACGATCGCGCAGGAGCGTCCCCTCGCGTTGCATCTCGATGGCGAAGTCATCGCCCCCGCACGCACGCGCACGTTCGAGGTCCGCCCCCACAGCCTGCGTGTGCTCGTACCGGCATGA
- a CDS encoding GAF domain-containing protein codes for MTRTSVRVVLVLLLLVGVGVAAWQSYVLETRRLAGQRQEQSLDGLRTQVLHAIDDTRTAQQAYLAQGQGLDFWEAKFAEAMADLTQGLAAFRTQAAGQPAATEALDAADRALKVYEGVDRRIRSFVVNKAELMAADAVYEDGIKTAGVMRASVEQAHAALAGPLRMGGDERRLQYILAGAAAAAGILVSLLLLPTGRRDEPEVELHAPANSLHLHDRTTRVDPAPVDATDTIRPAVAAPGHKPHMTAGRGEPLLPTAADGRAGSPSPATTAAPRIDVHSEMPTPVPAAAEESTRRGGRPLADDALDATAKVCTDLARVKDADQLRDALGRAARLLDASGVIVWVTDGGGKALKPLLTYGYPEEALRRIPTLPRDQDNATAAAWRDAVTQVVDATETAPGAIAVPLIVPQGCVGVLAAEIRHGREADSATRALAQIVAAQLAVLLPTETV; via the coding sequence ATGACGCGGACGTCGGTGCGGGTCGTGCTGGTCCTGTTGCTGCTCGTTGGCGTGGGTGTGGCGGCGTGGCAGTCGTACGTGCTCGAGACGCGGCGTCTCGCCGGCCAGCGACAGGAGCAGTCGCTCGATGGACTCCGCACGCAGGTGCTGCACGCGATCGACGACACGCGGACCGCACAGCAGGCCTATCTCGCACAGGGGCAGGGGCTCGATTTCTGGGAGGCGAAGTTCGCCGAAGCGATGGCGGACCTCACGCAGGGCCTCGCGGCGTTCCGCACGCAGGCTGCCGGACAACCCGCCGCGACCGAGGCGCTGGATGCCGCCGATCGTGCGCTGAAGGTCTACGAAGGCGTCGACAGGCGCATCCGCAGTTTCGTGGTGAACAAGGCGGAACTGATGGCCGCCGACGCGGTGTACGAGGACGGCATCAAGACCGCGGGCGTGATGCGCGCGAGCGTCGAACAGGCGCACGCGGCGCTCGCCGGACCGCTCCGCATGGGCGGCGACGAGCGTCGCCTCCAGTACATCCTGGCCGGCGCGGCAGCCGCCGCGGGCATCCTCGTGTCGCTGTTGCTGCTGCCGACAGGCCGTCGGGACGAGCCCGAGGTCGAACTGCATGCACCCGCGAACTCCCTGCACCTGCACGATCGGACGACTCGTGTGGACCCCGCGCCCGTGGATGCCACAGACACGATACGGCCGGCTGTCGCCGCCCCGGGACACAAGCCCCACATGACGGCCGGGCGCGGAGAGCCGCTCCTGCCTACAGCTGCAGATGGCAGGGCCGGCTCTCCGAGCCCGGCCACTACCGCGGCGCCGCGCATCGACGTGCATTCCGAGATGCCCACGCCGGTGCCTGCGGCGGCCGAGGAGAGTACGCGCCGCGGCGGACGTCCTCTTGCAGACGATGCGCTCGATGCGACGGCGAAGGTGTGTACGGACCTGGCGCGCGTGAAGGATGCCGACCAACTGCGCGACGCGCTCGGCAGGGCCGCACGTCTGCTCGATGCGTCGGGCGTGATCGTGTGGGTCACCGACGGCGGTGGCAAGGCGCTCAAGCCGCTCCTGACGTACGGCTATCCCGAAGAGGCCCTCCGGCGCATCCCGACGCTGCCGCGCGATCAGGACAATGCGACAGCCGCCGCCTGGCGCGATGCGGTGACGCAGGTGGTCGACGCCACCGAGACGGCTCCCGGGGCGATTGCCGTCCCGCTGATCGTGCCGCAGGGATGCGTGGGCGTGCTGGCCGCCGAGATCCGGCACGGTCGAGAGGCCGACTCCGCGACGCGCGCCCTCGCGCAGATCGTCGCCGCGCAGTTGGCGGTATTGCTCCCGACCGAAACCGTGTAG